From a region of the Odoribacter splanchnicus DSM 20712 genome:
- a CDS encoding 4Fe-4S dicluster domain-containing protein — protein MNFWGFSISEARVIDYDKNDKSLVTAMTTEVPSSKLCIGCGGCSATCTASNLTEFNIRKLQMLVKRGETKEVGEHLQKCMLCGKCLLVCPRGVDTRRMILTMLKYINSL, from the coding sequence ATGAACTTTTGGGGTTTTTCAATATCTGAAGCGCGGGTCATCGATTATGATAAAAATGATAAAAGTCTGGTAACGGCCATGACGACCGAGGTTCCCAGTAGCAAGCTCTGTATCGGATGCGGAGGCTGTTCGGCCACTTGTACCGCCAGCAACCTGACCGAATTCAATATCCGTAAACTGCAAATGCTGGTGAAACGGGGTGAAACCAAAGAAGTCGGTGAGCACCTCCAAAAATGTATGTTGTGTGGAAAATGTCTGCTGGTTTGTCCCCGGGGAGTAGATACCCGGCGCATGATCCTAACCATGCTCAAATATATAAACAGCCTTTAG
- a CDS encoding FAD-dependent oxidoreductase translates to MCVIIIGAGPAGCEAAYRLTQAGETVELIEKESETGGNLNNWYQLFPDRKQARDLNQSLRQNIQRPDIHLHLGNYPVKISRTENNKFTLELNDGALLKGDALLVTSGFRLFNARRKEEYGYGIYENVITSVELENFFINHHIATSTGQIPKRIGLIHCVGSRDEKICNYHCSKLCCVTAVKQAIELREMLPETEILCFYMDMRMFGPGYEELYREAQEKYNIKFVRGRLSEASENREKQLLIKVEDTLVGKPLKMTLDLMVLMVGMEPSEGSTQLASMLGLDIAPNGFIRVGDPHTGTNRTNRPGIFIAGCSSSPMNLTDTLTDARSAAITIGEYLKNNENKH, encoded by the coding sequence ATGTGTGTTATCATTATAGGTGCAGGACCCGCAGGATGTGAGGCAGCCTACCGGCTGACTCAGGCAGGTGAAACGGTAGAATTGATCGAAAAAGAAAGCGAAACCGGAGGAAATCTGAATAACTGGTATCAACTCTTCCCCGACCGGAAACAAGCCCGTGATCTGAATCAAAGTCTCCGCCAAAATATACAACGCCCTGATATTCATCTCCATTTGGGAAATTATCCGGTCAAAATTTCACGGACAGAAAATAATAAATTCACCCTGGAACTGAACGACGGAGCCTTATTAAAAGGAGATGCCTTATTGGTAACCAGTGGCTTCCGCCTATTTAACGCCCGCCGGAAAGAAGAATATGGGTATGGCATCTACGAAAATGTGATCACTTCCGTAGAACTGGAAAATTTCTTCATCAATCATCACATAGCCACCTCTACCGGTCAGATCCCCAAACGAATCGGATTGATTCATTGTGTAGGCTCAAGAGACGAAAAGATTTGTAATTACCACTGTTCCAAACTCTGTTGCGTAACAGCAGTCAAACAAGCCATCGAACTTCGTGAGATGTTGCCGGAAACCGAAATACTATGTTTTTATATGGATATGCGCATGTTCGGTCCGGGATATGAAGAACTCTACCGGGAAGCACAGGAAAAATACAACATCAAATTTGTACGGGGACGTTTGTCGGAAGCTTCTGAAAACAGAGAAAAACAATTGCTTATTAAAGTCGAAGATACACTGGTGGGTAAACCTTTGAAGATGACCCTCGATCTGATGGTGCTAATGGTAGGTATGGAACCTTCCGAAGGCAGTACGCAGCTCGCTTCGATGCTCGGCCTCGACATAGCTCCCAACGGCTTTATCCGGGTCGGAGACCCCCACACGGGAACCAACCGAACCAACCGGCCAGGCATTTTTATTGCCGGATGCAGCTCCTCTCCCATGAACCTGACCGACACACTCACCGATGCACGTTCTGCAGCGATCACTATCGGAGAATATCTGAAAAATAACGAAAACAAGCATTAA
- a CDS encoding heterodisulfide reductase-related iron-sulfur binding cluster → MNLEGKQQIWNDYQKEIADDRYYYARSCIRQTFFPGSEWAYLDILNNKLGKTVLDDPRHTTCTGIGYHSDVVPIETIMTVVARHFALMTEAGFENMTPSCITSFGIYTEILHTWETHPEWEEKTREFLWKATKREFQKPKNLAHTSDVIYKFRNEIAAQKKYSLVDIHTGRPLQVVDHIGCHYAKMFPSKGIGGAEFPAVLSGMVSAWGGQPVDYPERRHCCGFGFRNYLVLANRGFSVANSKKKFESMQPYEPDFIITNCPGCAMFLDKWQYTISEMEGTTYGPDGYGIPVLTYEEVAALVLGYDPWEIGLQMHQVSVEPLLDKMGIRYDPEAKYKNIRGEDMGHPQCPTYLKV, encoded by the coding sequence ATGAATCTGGAAGGTAAACAACAAATATGGAATGATTATCAGAAAGAGATTGCTGATGATCGGTATTATTATGCGAGAAGTTGTATTCGTCAGACTTTTTTTCCAGGGTCCGAATGGGCTTATCTGGATATACTGAATAATAAATTGGGAAAAACTGTTCTCGACGATCCGCGACACACGACTTGCACAGGTATCGGTTATCATTCCGATGTCGTACCGATCGAGACTATCATGACCGTCGTCGCCCGTCATTTTGCTTTGATGACTGAAGCCGGATTCGAAAATATGACTCCCTCCTGCATTACTTCTTTCGGTATTTATACAGAAATCCTGCATACCTGGGAGACTCATCCCGAATGGGAAGAAAAGACCCGGGAATTTTTATGGAAAGCAACGAAACGGGAATTCCAAAAGCCGAAGAACCTGGCACATACTTCCGATGTCATCTATAAATTCAGAAATGAAATTGCAGCTCAGAAAAAATATAGTCTGGTAGATATACACACCGGACGCCCTTTGCAAGTAGTCGACCACATCGGTTGTCATTACGCTAAAATGTTTCCCAGCAAAGGCATCGGGGGGGCAGAATTTCCTGCTGTATTGTCGGGAATGGTCTCCGCTTGGGGAGGCCAACCGGTCGACTACCCCGAAAGACGACACTGTTGCGGATTCGGTTTCCGGAATTACCTGGTATTAGCCAACCGGGGATTCTCTGTCGCAAATTCGAAAAAGAAATTCGAATCCATGCAACCCTATGAACCGGACTTTATTATTACCAATTGCCCGGGTTGTGCCATGTTTCTGGACAAGTGGCAATACACCATCAGTGAAATGGAAGGTACCACTTACGGTCCGGATGGTTACGGTATCCCTGTTCTGACCTATGAAGAAGTGGCGGCTTTGGTTTTAGGATACGATCCCTGGGAGATCGGCCTGCAAATGCATCAGGTCAGCGTCGAGCCTCTATTGGATAAAATGGGTATCCGATATGATCCGGAGGCTAAATATAAAAATATCCGGGGTGAGGATATGGGACATCCCCAGTGTCCCACTTATCTCAAAGTCTGA
- a CDS encoding 4Fe-4S dicluster domain-containing protein, with product MSLIDSLKKDIHYIESLNSCMNCGVCTAICPSAEFYNYDPRIIADTVQRQDEESIEGLLKSDTIWYCGECMSCKTRCPRCNTPGGIIMALRRLSQEKGWFTESEKGRQQFALKRILGNNILNYGYCVTPDIVKPEMHPEQGPVWEWIYEHRDEVYERTHSNYKQTGAGALRKVDDDSLNELKQIFEVTGGSEFMENIETYSLQKAEEEGMDPESYFLHTYTDNNGRHGGR from the coding sequence ATGTCCTTAATAGACAGTTTAAAAAAAGATATTCACTATATAGAAAGCTTAAATAGTTGTATGAACTGTGGAGTTTGTACAGCTATTTGCCCTTCTGCCGAATTTTACAATTATGATCCCCGAATAATAGCCGACACAGTCCAACGCCAGGACGAAGAGAGTATCGAAGGGTTACTGAAATCCGATACGATTTGGTATTGCGGAGAATGTATGTCGTGCAAAACCCGTTGTCCACGCTGTAATACACCCGGCGGAATCATCATGGCACTACGCAGATTATCACAGGAAAAAGGATGGTTTACCGAATCTGAAAAAGGACGTCAGCAATTTGCCCTGAAAAGAATATTAGGAAATAACATACTGAATTACGGCTATTGCGTCACTCCCGATATTGTGAAACCGGAAATGCATCCGGAACAAGGTCCTGTCTGGGAATGGATTTATGAACACCGCGACGAGGTATACGAACGAACACATTCGAATTACAAACAAACGGGAGCCGGCGCCTTAAGAAAAGTCGACGACGACTCGCTCAACGAACTGAAACAAATCTTCGAAGTAACCGGAGGATCGGAATTCATGGAGAATATCGAAACCTATTCCCTCCAAAAAGCCGAGGAAGAAGGGATGGACCCGGAAAGTTATTTTCTGCATACTTATACGGATAACAATGGGAGACATGGGGGGAGGTAA
- the ruvC gene encoding crossover junction endodeoxyribonuclease RuvC produces the protein MEKLIMGIDPGTNFMGYAIIKVFGKNQKPELVVSGIVDMIKITDPYIKLQRIFSRTLQVIDSYQPDELAIEAQFYGKNVQSMLKLGRAQGVAIAAALQRDIPIFEYAPRKIKMSVTGSGTASKEQIALLLGKFMTLHTTSEMLDETDAIAIAYCHYLQSCNPLTSAGHTCKSWNDFIKKNPDKLV, from the coding sequence ATGGAAAAATTAATTATGGGAATCGACCCCGGTACCAACTTTATGGGATATGCGATCATCAAAGTATTCGGAAAAAACCAAAAACCGGAATTAGTAGTATCGGGAATTGTAGATATGATTAAAATTACAGACCCTTATATCAAACTTCAGCGGATATTCAGCCGTACCCTACAAGTGATCGATAGTTATCAACCGGATGAACTGGCGATAGAAGCTCAGTTTTATGGAAAGAACGTTCAATCCATGCTAAAACTCGGCCGGGCTCAAGGGGTTGCTATTGCAGCTGCTCTCCAAAGAGATATCCCCATTTTCGAATATGCTCCACGGAAGATTAAAATGAGTGTTACCGGTTCGGGAACCGCCTCAAAAGAACAAATCGCCCTTTTACTAGGTAAGTTTATGACTTTACACACCACCTCAGAAATGCTGGACGAAACAGATGCTATTGCTATCGCTTATTGTCATTATCTGCAAAGTTGTAATCCGCTGACTTCAGCAGGGCATACCTGTAAATCCTGGAACGATTTCATCAAGAAGAATCCGGATAAACTAGTCTGA
- a CDS encoding DUF4286 family protein → MRIIYNTSFIIDEDIETAWIGFIRKNYISVLQTNRLCEDIIFTKVSIDQPEGKTYSLQLVFNSEEQQNHFLDEWLPDIEKKIIQIFSNRYLCFSSILTEI, encoded by the coding sequence ATGCGAATCATTTACAATACCAGTTTTATCATCGATGAAGACATCGAAACAGCATGGATCGGTTTTATCCGGAAGAACTATATTTCCGTACTTCAGACCAACCGCCTTTGTGAAGATATTATCTTCACCAAAGTATCGATCGATCAGCCCGAAGGTAAAACTTATTCCTTACAGTTGGTTTTCAATTCCGAAGAACAACAAAACCACTTTTTGGATGAATGGCTGCCGGATATAGAAAAAAAGATTATCCAAATTTTTTCTAATCGGTATTTATGCTTTAGTAGTATATTGACAGAAATCTAA
- a CDS encoding tetratricopeptide repeat protein → MKFIVILFLLFTSIYTLAQQSDSQLAYTYYQAKEYDKAAEKFLKLYERTHSANFLDYYIICLINGKEYDKAEDTLKKLLKTDDSNKDFLIDLGYIYQQQGKTNKSEECYGKAIKKIIPQNTAIINLANKFKNIREYSWAIKTYQQGRILLKKPDAFLKELGDCYLMERDYEQMMPLFVRTLELNPGSIDNITAQLSFARSNDIVNSIDPVIEKTLKSLCQKTDYLPVFDELAVWYNLQIRNYLLALQHAVLLNNKSENKLHIFLNIALDAINNKAFDQATIAYQKILGKGKENNPFYLPARKGILTCRYEQLRQSPADRSDYLQIAGDCEKYMQEFGYTPTNIDILSLLAELYAYRLQRPDSADRLLDKAIRMPRLNSNTLSQLKSQRADLLTFMDNPWEATILYTQLEKANPNNDIGYEAKLKKAMLAYYAGDLLWAKAQFDVLKGATSKLISNDAIQMSHFIHMNYEAEGDNRDLEKMGRTEYLLYKQQFQEVLPRLDSLIGHCSPGISDYATLQKARSLCACFQDEEAAKLLSELKDRSEQVYIKAEALFQLAGLKRKQKELQQAKELYRLLVTDYSGSVYSIEAAKLYRDLEAGEQTEVNNL, encoded by the coding sequence ATGAAATTTATTGTCATTCTTTTTTTGCTATTCACTTCTATTTATACACTGGCCCAACAAAGTGATTCTCAATTGGCCTATACCTATTATCAAGCCAAAGAATACGATAAAGCTGCCGAAAAATTTTTGAAATTATACGAACGCACACACTCGGCAAATTTTCTGGATTATTATATTATCTGCCTGATTAATGGTAAAGAATACGACAAAGCCGAAGATACCCTGAAAAAATTACTGAAAACCGACGATAGCAATAAAGATTTTCTGATCGACCTGGGCTATATCTATCAACAACAAGGGAAAACCAATAAATCGGAGGAATGTTACGGGAAAGCAATCAAAAAAATTATTCCGCAAAATACAGCAATCATTAATCTGGCCAATAAATTTAAAAATATCCGGGAATATAGCTGGGCGATCAAGACTTATCAGCAAGGCCGGATACTTTTGAAAAAACCGGATGCCTTTCTGAAAGAATTAGGGGATTGCTATCTGATGGAAAGAGATTACGAACAGATGATGCCTCTCTTTGTCCGCACCCTGGAACTGAACCCGGGGAGTATCGACAATATTACCGCCCAGCTAAGTTTTGCCCGTTCGAACGACATTGTCAATAGTATAGACCCGGTGATCGAAAAAACACTGAAATCCTTATGCCAGAAGACGGATTATCTCCCGGTTTTTGATGAATTGGCTGTATGGTATAATCTACAAATCCGGAATTATCTCCTGGCACTTCAACATGCTGTATTATTAAATAACAAGTCTGAAAATAAACTGCATATTTTTTTGAATATAGCTCTCGATGCGATAAACAATAAAGCTTTCGACCAAGCCACCATAGCTTACCAAAAGATCCTCGGCAAAGGCAAGGAGAACAATCCGTTTTACCTTCCGGCCCGTAAAGGTATATTAACTTGTCGGTATGAACAACTCCGGCAAAGTCCTGCCGACCGTTCAGACTACCTGCAAATAGCCGGAGATTGTGAGAAATATATGCAGGAATTCGGTTATACTCCGACCAATATAGACATTCTCTCTTTATTGGCCGAGCTCTATGCCTATCGACTCCAACGACCGGATTCGGCCGATCGCTTGCTCGATAAAGCCATCCGGATGCCAAGGTTAAATTCCAACACTTTGAGTCAGCTGAAATCCCAAAGAGCCGATCTATTGACTTTTATGGACAATCCCTGGGAAGCGACTATCCTATATACCCAGCTTGAAAAGGCAAATCCGAACAATGACATCGGGTATGAGGCCAAACTGAAAAAGGCAATGTTAGCTTATTATGCAGGTGATCTCTTGTGGGCAAAAGCTCAGTTCGATGTATTGAAAGGAGCAACAAGTAAGCTGATCTCTAACGATGCTATCCAAATGTCCCATTTCATCCATATGAATTATGAGGCAGAAGGGGATAACCGGGATTTAGAAAAAATGGGACGCACAGAATATCTGCTTTATAAACAACAGTTTCAAGAAGTTCTCCCCCGATTGGACAGCCTGATCGGGCACTGTTCGCCGGGTATCTCCGATTACGCCACCCTGCAAAAAGCCCGGTCGCTCTGCGCATGTTTCCAGGATGAAGAGGCTGCCAAGTTACTAAGCGAATTAAAAGATCGTTCGGAACAAGTATATATCAAGGCCGAAGCTTTATTCCAACTTGCCGGTCTGAAGAGAAAACAAAAAGAACTGCAACAAGCGAAAGAATTGTATCGGTTACTCGTCACCGATTATTCGGGTAGTGTTTACAGTATTGAAGCAGCCAAACTCTACCGGGATCTGGAAGCCGGAGAACAAACAGAGGTAAATAACCTTTAA
- the serS gene encoding serine--tRNA ligase — translation MLNLKFIQENKETVIERLAVKNFDARESVEKIIALDNQRKSLQQEAEAKQAQMNIIAKEIGKLMQSGQKEAAEKARQETADLKSAIAGLNSRRTEVSNELTDILLRLPNMPHASVAKGKSEADNEIVKIVDNIPQKHENDLPHWELARKYDLIDFETGVKITGAGFPLYKGLGARLQRALINFFLDENIKAGYQEVQPPLMVNADSGYGTGQLPDKDGQMYYVNEDNLYLIPTAEVPVTNIYRDVILDGDQLPVKNTAYSACFRREAGSYGKDVRGLNRLHQFDKVEIVQITRPEVSYEALEGMVKHVESLLIKLGLPYRIVRLCGGDISFTSALTFDFEVYSKAQEKWLEVSSVSNFEEFQANRLKLRFKDKGDKKTTTCHTLNGSSLALPRIVAALLENYQCEEGIRLPEVLQTFMGTEMIR, via the coding sequence ATGTTGAATCTGAAATTTATCCAGGAAAATAAAGAAACCGTCATAGAGCGCCTGGCTGTAAAAAATTTTGATGCCCGTGAATCCGTTGAAAAAATCATCGCTCTCGACAACCAGCGAAAATCCTTACAACAGGAGGCAGAAGCCAAACAGGCTCAAATGAATATCATCGCCAAAGAAATCGGTAAACTGATGCAATCGGGACAAAAAGAAGCCGCAGAAAAAGCCCGCCAGGAAACGGCCGATCTGAAATCAGCTATTGCGGGATTGAATAGCCGGCGCACCGAAGTCAGCAACGAATTAACCGACATTTTGCTCCGCCTGCCCAATATGCCCCATGCCTCTGTGGCTAAAGGAAAGTCTGAAGCAGACAATGAGATCGTTAAAATTGTCGACAACATACCCCAAAAGCATGAAAACGATCTGCCCCATTGGGAACTTGCCAGGAAATATGATTTGATCGATTTCGAAACCGGTGTAAAAATCACCGGTGCCGGTTTTCCCCTGTATAAAGGCCTGGGAGCACGACTGCAACGGGCATTGATCAATTTCTTCCTGGATGAAAATATCAAAGCCGGTTATCAAGAGGTACAACCACCCCTGATGGTGAATGCCGACTCTGGCTACGGAACCGGACAGTTACCGGACAAAGACGGTCAGATGTACTATGTCAACGAAGACAATCTCTATCTGATCCCGACTGCCGAAGTTCCGGTAACCAACATTTACCGCGACGTCATTCTGGACGGAGACCAGCTACCGGTAAAAAATACCGCTTATTCCGCTTGTTTCCGCCGGGAAGCCGGTTCTTACGGCAAAGATGTAAGAGGATTGAACCGGTTACATCAATTCGATAAAGTTGAAATTGTCCAGATCACCCGTCCCGAAGTATCCTACGAGGCCCTGGAAGGTATGGTGAAACATGTGGAGAGCCTGCTGATCAAGCTAGGCCTTCCCTATCGCATCGTTCGCTTATGTGGTGGAGATATCAGTTTCACCTCTGCCCTGACTTTCGATTTTGAAGTCTATTCCAAAGCACAGGAAAAATGGTTGGAAGTCAGCTCTGTATCCAATTTCGAGGAATTCCAGGCCAACCGCTTGAAATTACGGTTCAAAGACAAGGGAGATAAGAAAACGACAACCTGCCATACGCTGAACGGAAGTTCACTGGCTCTTCCCCGGATTGTCGCTGCCTTATTGGAAAACTATCAATGCGAAGAAGGTATACGGCTACCGGAGGTGTTGCAGACGTTTATGGGGACAGAGATGATAAGGTAA
- the rpmA gene encoding 50S ribosomal protein L27 codes for MAHKKGVGSSKNGRESESKRLGVKIWGGQFAKAGNILVRQRGTVHNPGENVGIGKDHTLFALIDGTVVFRKKRNNKSFVSVEAAAE; via the coding sequence ATGGCACATAAGAAAGGAGTCGGTAGTTCAAAGAACGGCCGTGAATCAGAAAGCAAACGATTAGGAGTAAAAATCTGGGGTGGACAATTTGCTAAAGCAGGAAATATCCTGGTTCGCCAAAGAGGTACTGTACATAATCCGGGTGAAAACGTAGGTATCGGTAAAGATCATACTTTATTCGCTCTGATCGACGGAACAGTTGTTTTCAGAAAGAAAAGAAACAACAAATCGTTCGTTTCAGTGGAAGCTGCTGCAGAATAA
- the rplU gene encoding 50S ribosomal protein L21 encodes MYAIVEIAGQQFKVEKDRKVYVHRLAAEEGAQIEFDSVLLVDNDGQVKIGTPKVEGAKVTAKVLSHLKGDKVIIFKKKRRKTFERKNGHRQYLTQIQIESINA; translated from the coding sequence ATGTACGCTATTGTTGAAATTGCAGGACAGCAATTTAAAGTAGAAAAAGACCGTAAGGTTTATGTTCACAGACTGGCAGCCGAAGAAGGCGCTCAGATAGAATTCGACAGTGTTCTTTTAGTGGACAATGACGGTCAGGTTAAGATCGGTACACCGAAAGTAGAAGGCGCAAAAGTTACCGCAAAAGTATTGAGCCACCTGAAAGGGGATAAAGTGATCATCTTCAAAAAGAAAAGAAGAAAAACTTTCGAAAGAAAGAACGGTCACCGTCAATATCTGACTCAGATTCAAATCGAATCTATCAACGCTTAA
- a CDS encoding RNA polymerase sigma factor, translated as MEEKDYALISDRELVDRLLIGDEEIVRYLFFDKCTPMFNYILHRFCPCQLDKNELINELYLYLQSDNWYKLRQFDFRSKLTTWLTVVAVRFFQKRKGVLMDYRNQSAPIKEEEKVFDFLPELISKMDVWNAIRKMNNERYRQVLVDLELKDLDPKVLAREMNVTVENLYNIRHRAVKQLIAVIREEEHYV; from the coding sequence ATGGAGGAAAAAGATTACGCACTGATTAGTGATAGGGAATTAGTCGATCGGTTACTTATCGGTGATGAAGAGATTGTCCGTTATTTGTTTTTTGATAAATGTACGCCGATGTTCAATTATATACTGCATCGGTTTTGTCCTTGTCAACTCGATAAAAACGAGCTGATCAACGAGTTGTATCTTTATTTGCAATCGGATAATTGGTATAAACTTCGGCAGTTCGATTTCCGGAGTAAACTGACGACCTGGTTGACGGTTGTTGCTGTACGTTTTTTTCAAAAAAGAAAAGGGGTACTGATGGATTATCGGAATCAATCGGCTCCAATAAAAGAAGAAGAGAAAGTTTTTGATTTTTTACCGGAACTGATCAGTAAGATGGACGTCTGGAATGCTATTCGTAAAATGAATAATGAACGATATCGTCAGGTGTTGGTCGATTTGGAGTTAAAGGACCTCGACCCGAAAGTGTTAGCCCGGGAAATGAATGTAACTGTGGAAAATTTGTATAACATCCGGCATCGGGCTGTAAAACAGTTAATAGCAGTAATAAGAGAGGAGGAACATTATGTTTGA
- a CDS encoding cysteine peptidase family C39 domain-containing protein has protein sequence MFDRLDSLSDELLAAYLDGNTTPEENLKIWQVLQHDGQEREAFEVACNSLDIPVFFAASSCRNLCVIRSELAVLQKRGKEVTEEELIQIALKQHWYEEEKGTPLKYIGKLVESFGLKVERRFCREINELFRELEQGHDVIACVDGGELSGNLEQEEFEDRWIGEIPDHVVLVRNIDYSEPPRVEVYDVAMEEPVRYYPLDRFIDSWKDSKYYMISIK, from the coding sequence ATGTTTGATCGTCTGGACTCTTTATCGGATGAGCTTTTGGCTGCTTATCTGGATGGGAATACTACTCCTGAGGAGAATCTGAAAATATGGCAGGTCCTGCAGCATGACGGACAAGAGAGAGAGGCTTTCGAGGTGGCTTGCAATAGTCTCGATATTCCGGTGTTTTTTGCTGCATCGTCTTGTCGGAATCTGTGTGTGATTCGTTCTGAACTTGCTGTATTACAAAAGCGAGGGAAAGAGGTGACGGAAGAGGAACTGATACAGATTGCGCTGAAGCAGCATTGGTATGAGGAGGAGAAAGGGACTCCTTTGAAATATATCGGAAAATTGGTCGAGAGTTTCGGATTGAAGGTGGAGAGACGCTTCTGCCGGGAGATAAACGAATTGTTCCGGGAGTTAGAACAAGGGCACGATGTCATTGCTTGTGTCGATGGTGGTGAGCTGAGCGGGAATCTTGAACAGGAGGAATTCGAGGATCGCTGGATTGGGGAAATACCCGATCACGTAGTCCTCGTTCGTAACATAGATTATTCGGAACCGCCTCGGGTCGAAGTCTACGATGTTGCGATGGAAGAGCCTGTCCGGTATTATCCTTTGGATCGTTTTATCGATAGTTGGAAAGATTCGAAATATTATATGATTAGTATAAAATAA
- a CDS encoding M48 family metallopeptidase yields the protein MVRPADYIHPEDEAARRNMEAIPGFAAAMKLFMRYYDEQIVHGMNMANKIRLSPTQLPEIYQKLPPICQRLSISEPEFYLEMDPYPNAYAMGDTRTMVTVTSGLLEYLTDEEVSSVIAHECGHIACRHMLYHTLASTLLRNIERMGILGNAVMPVYWALQYWSRRSELSADRAGAVALGSIEKVVEVQLRLAGGPREITQNVNVEEFVKQADYYDTLQNNTWDKLLQNYAILGASHPFTAIRVREILKWGKTEQCQRILKNIKLEQDGLICPNCGKPLEKDWIYCKHCGFKLK from the coding sequence ATGGTAAGACCTGCTGATTATATTCATCCGGAAGATGAAGCTGCACGCCGGAATATGGAAGCTATCCCTGGGTTTGCAGCAGCGATGAAATTGTTTATGCGTTATTATGACGAGCAGATTGTGCACGGTATGAATATGGCGAATAAAATTCGGCTTTCACCGACTCAGCTGCCTGAAATTTATCAGAAATTGCCTCCGATTTGTCAAAGGCTCTCAATTTCAGAACCTGAGTTTTATCTCGAAATGGATCCTTATCCGAATGCTTATGCGATGGGGGATACCCGGACGATGGTGACTGTGACTTCGGGATTGCTGGAATACCTCACCGATGAAGAAGTCTCTTCGGTTATAGCCCACGAATGCGGACATATCGCTTGCCGGCACATGCTTTACCATACCCTGGCTTCGACTTTACTCAGGAATATAGAACGTATGGGAATACTGGGAAATGCAGTGATGCCGGTGTATTGGGCTTTGCAATACTGGAGCAGGCGAAGTGAACTGTCGGCAGATCGTGCAGGTGCTGTCGCTTTAGGGAGTATAGAGAAAGTGGTCGAAGTACAGCTTCGGCTAGCCGGTGGTCCGCGGGAGATTACTCAAAATGTGAATGTCGAAGAGTTTGTAAAACAAGCCGATTATTATGATACGCTGCAAAACAATACTTGGGATAAATTGTTACAGAATTATGCTATTTTAGGAGCTTCTCATCCTTTTACGGCAATTCGGGTACGTGAGATTCTGAAATGGGGTAAAACAGAACAATGTCAGCGAATATTGAAAAATATAAAATTGGAACAAGACGGACTGATTTGCCCTAACTGTGGAAAGCCTTTAGAAAAGGATTGGATTTATTGTAAACATTGTGGTTTCAAATTAAAATAA